The genomic segment TTGATTTATATGACCTATGAAACCTTGTTCATCACTGTTTTTTTGTTCATTTATATGGTGAACATCGTCAACTCCAGCTCCACAAATCGCACAAGCAGCTATATATAAGTCTTTGTTGTATGTACTAGTTTTCTTTTTAGATAATCGCTCAATTGTATCGTAGTCATCAGTTAAACGCTTTCTAATACTATTT from the Bacteroidota bacterium genome contains:
- a CDS encoding DNA mismatch repair protein, coding for NSIRKRLTDDYDTIERLSKKKTSTYNKDLYIAACAICGAGVDDVHHINEQKNSDEQGFIGHINQNHKFNLIPLCKKHHKLVHEGKININGFVTTSKGLELHYSSLEE